In a genomic window of Alkalihalobacillus sp. TS-13:
- a CDS encoding DNA topology modulation protein: MKRIAIVGCGGAGKSTLSRKIGEILTIEVIHLDRLNWQPGWVETPREELRNKQEQLVKKDRWIFDGNYGATMDVRLEAADTIVFLDMPRLTCFYRVIKRRIINHKKTRVDMGEGCPEKLDPEFLRYVWNFNKARRPQLLKRLEKFEREKQVIILKTKKDVELFIELVYQQKMMQDEICTSSSKQ; encoded by the coding sequence GTGAAAAGAATTGCGATTGTTGGCTGTGGTGGCGCCGGAAAATCGACGTTATCCAGAAAAATCGGGGAAATCCTTACAATCGAAGTCATCCATTTGGATCGCTTGAATTGGCAGCCAGGCTGGGTTGAAACACCGCGGGAAGAGCTGAGGAATAAGCAGGAACAGCTTGTGAAAAAGGATCGCTGGATTTTTGACGGAAATTACGGGGCGACGATGGATGTACGGCTAGAAGCGGCGGACACGATCGTGTTTCTGGATATGCCTCGGCTGACATGCTTTTATCGGGTCATAAAAAGAAGAATCATAAACCACAAGAAAACAAGAGTGGATATGGGTGAAGGGTGCCCAGAGAAACTTGACCCAGAATTCTTGAGGTATGTTTGGAACTTCAACAAGGCTCGCCGACCACAATTATTAAAAAGGCTAGAGAAATTTGAACGTGAGAAACAAGTGATCATCCTCAAGACGAAAAAAGATGTGGAATTGTTCATTGAATTAGTTTATCAACAGAAGATGATGCAGGACGAAATCTGTACGAGTTCTAGTAAACAATGA
- a CDS encoding M14 family zinc carboxypeptidase: MLRRNKFIMVFSSLVLLAGLLSPVHGDAQTKGPGTPENQNYAVSGFISHDELSERLGEIENSSNGRVDVEVAGYSNQEREIYTATVGTGEKVLLLQSEIHGNEKTGTAALLNILQYLGSNNSPEAKKIREEVTIVAMPMVNPDATELNRRGNDLSWNEVVEDFPQLSGIEPSWNYYTYQNEYWDYASNPGFDVNRDFNPDLDYIPQAEDFPGDSSLPGWYITPEAQTVRDVYKSLIEDFGKVDVFVDLHHQGVYTIEGSGEPVTLSISGEFIPDPNSSEGEKYSEYADQYDGEFSKQLNVAAYDALQQMGNSPFGNISLYPQELDLPGTALGSFALNGSGAVLFEVTGQTQSFGQKKRGQLVNAVETGLFGIINGVASGDVYEINADEYDDIPLTDRDQNYGF; this comes from the coding sequence ATGCTAAGAAGGAACAAGTTTATTATGGTGTTCAGCTCGCTCGTATTGTTAGCTGGATTACTCAGTCCCGTCCATGGAGATGCACAAACCAAAGGCCCAGGAACTCCAGAAAACCAAAATTATGCGGTATCTGGGTTCATAAGTCATGACGAATTAAGTGAAAGGTTAGGGGAGATTGAGAATAGCAGTAATGGCCGAGTGGATGTCGAAGTTGCTGGCTATTCCAATCAGGAACGTGAAATTTATACTGCAACGGTGGGAACAGGTGAAAAGGTATTATTACTTCAAAGTGAAATTCATGGAAACGAAAAAACAGGCACGGCAGCATTGTTGAATATCCTTCAATATCTTGGTTCAAATAACTCTCCAGAAGCAAAGAAAATCAGGGAGGAAGTTACCATAGTAGCGATGCCGATGGTAAATCCTGATGCTACAGAACTGAATCGAAGAGGAAACGATTTATCGTGGAATGAGGTTGTTGAAGATTTCCCTCAATTGAGTGGTATAGAACCATCGTGGAATTATTACACCTATCAAAACGAATATTGGGACTATGCCTCTAATCCAGGATTTGATGTCAATCGTGATTTTAATCCTGATCTTGACTATATTCCTCAAGCAGAGGATTTTCCGGGGGATTCATCTTTGCCAGGGTGGTACATTACACCTGAAGCACAAACTGTACGGGACGTATATAAAAGTTTAATCGAGGATTTTGGAAAAGTAGATGTGTTTGTAGATCTCCATCACCAAGGAGTCTACACGATTGAAGGGAGCGGAGAACCAGTAACCCTTTCCATTTCAGGCGAATTCATCCCTGATCCTAATAGTTCGGAAGGTGAGAAATATAGTGAATATGCAGATCAATACGATGGAGAGTTTTCAAAACAATTGAATGTTGCTGCTTATGATGCTCTTCAACAAATGGGAAATTCGCCTTTCGGAAATATTTCACTTTATCCTCAAGAACTTGATCTCCCAGGAACTGCACTCGGTTCTTTTGCCTTGAATGGCAGTGGGGCTGTGCTATTTGAAGTGACGGGTCAGACCCAAAGCTTCGGCCAGAAAAAGAGAGGACAGCTAGTGAATGCCGTTGAAACAGGACTTTTTGGTATCATTAATGGTGTGGCTTCTGGTGATGTCTACGAAATCAATGCTGATGAATATGATGACATTCCGCTGACGGACCGTGATCAAAACTATGGATTTTAA
- a CDS encoding helix-turn-helix transcriptional regulator produces MEKVFKALADSSRRRLLDQLYRTNGQTLSELCGYLDMSRQAVTRHLGILEDANLIVVVWKGRTKLHYLNTKPINEIYERWIGKFDRHRIEALQQLKNELEDDEDE; encoded by the coding sequence ATGGAAAAAGTTTTCAAGGCGCTTGCCGATTCAAGCAGACGAAGGTTATTAGACCAGTTATATAGAACAAACGGCCAAACCCTAAGTGAATTATGCGGGTACCTGGATATGTCCCGCCAGGCTGTCACCCGGCATCTAGGGATTTTGGAAGATGCCAATCTTATTGTCGTGGTCTGGAAAGGACGGACCAAGCTCCACTATTTGAATACAAAACCAATCAATGAAATCTATGAACGATGGATTGGAAAGTTTGATCGTCATCGTATCGAAGCCTTACAACAATTGAAAAACGAATTGGAGGATGATGAAGATGAGTAA
- a CDS encoding SRPBCC family protein: MSNHTFVYATYIATTPEKLWEVLTSGEFTKKYFFGREVQSDWEEGAEVKYLRGNGELDVSGKVLNCEPYCNLSFTWIHAEDSTERSQPTIVTFELTPMDDTVKLTLIHENLLEVDYTVERDTFRGYNNGWPAILSNLKSYLETGKTLQAVQA, translated from the coding sequence ATGAGTAACCACACATTTGTCTATGCTACATATATTGCGACAACCCCTGAAAAGCTATGGGAAGTACTAACCTCAGGTGAATTCACAAAAAAGTATTTCTTCGGGCGTGAAGTCCAATCTGATTGGGAGGAAGGTGCAGAAGTTAAATATCTTCGTGGAAATGGTGAATTGGACGTTTCCGGTAAAGTGTTGAATTGTGAACCATATTGTAACTTGTCTTTCACCTGGATCCATGCTGAAGATTCCACCGAACGGAGTCAACCAACAATTGTTACCTTCGAGCTAACACCAATGGATGACACTGTCAAGCTGACTTTGATCCATGAAAATCTACTTGAAGTTGACTATACCGTAGAAAGAGATACGTTCAGAGGATATAATAACGGCTGGCCAGCAATATTGAGCAATTTGAAAAGTTATCTCGAAACAGGGAAGACATTACAAGCGGTTCAAGCTTAA
- a CDS encoding sigma-70 family RNA polymerase sigma factor: MLHIQLVKKAIKGDDQAFESLIQEESDKLYRTAFLYVRNKEDALDLLQETVCKAYVAIDKLKNPEYFSTWLTKILMNTAYEFLNKKKRILLTGDAFFETISNRSTSNVDDHIDLVKAISGLKEDYQSVIILFYYQDRSIQDIAKILDRPEGTIKTYLHRAKSELNKALKGAPNYGQGLV, from the coding sequence ATGCTACATATACAACTCGTAAAAAAAGCGATAAAAGGCGATGATCAAGCCTTTGAGTCGCTGATCCAGGAAGAAAGCGATAAACTCTATCGGACAGCTTTCCTTTATGTTCGAAACAAGGAGGATGCACTTGATCTCCTTCAGGAAACAGTCTGCAAAGCGTACGTTGCAATCGACAAACTCAAGAATCCGGAGTATTTCAGCACCTGGCTCACCAAAATCCTTATGAATACCGCTTACGAATTTTTAAATAAGAAAAAGAGAATCCTTCTGACCGGAGATGCGTTTTTTGAGACTATATCCAATCGAAGTACATCCAATGTTGATGATCATATCGACCTGGTCAAGGCAATCTCAGGATTAAAGGAAGACTATCAATCTGTCATCATCTTATTTTATTATCAGGATCGGTCTATCCAGGATATCGCGAAAATCTTGGACCGCCCGGAAGGTACGATCAAAACATATCTTCATCGCGCAAAATCCGAGTTGAATAAGGCTTTGAAAGGAGCACCCAATTATGGACAAGGATTGGTTTGA
- a CDS encoding DUF4179 domain-containing protein, with product MDKDWFEKETKKIDVPKNEVYAAISKGIGDGKKEKRLHKRKKSIKASAILSSTAASLVLASGFLFAPVTEVLAKVPFLSAVYEHAPSVGNELFTSNLVTELNQKASDNGVDVTITSAYYDGNIIGVTFEALGDQLTTEHMDEGNRPVGGLAYETFDGKDQNQWGSGSSGLQKEGDHFVGSIEFYNPNERIADDFTLPLTFTHLADVNGKWRFDIPVDRIPSEEIQVNKSIRSEDGVFQLSVESIIKGKATTMIEYTYTVHEEEDTLNVTVFDNNGKRLGKFHADVLHVEEKDGLFHKKVRELFPNKIDENADSLTLYAETELYDQEVHQTLDTNTPIEIKSNRFDYQITVENFKQENSEVTIDFKIDNLEKDQVRNDLLLNFAEFVQLIPTERVQQNKDGKLDIEKMLKYEIRSNKTKVLNKDDMRYRSTFTIGENTDIREYSLLVPFPILSLNDKPVKLDPLKIELK from the coding sequence ATGGACAAGGATTGGTTTGAAAAAGAGACAAAGAAAATAGACGTACCAAAAAATGAGGTTTATGCTGCAATTTCTAAAGGAATTGGTGATGGGAAAAAGGAAAAACGGCTTCACAAACGTAAAAAATCCATCAAAGCCAGTGCAATTTTATCTAGTACCGCTGCTTCACTTGTACTTGCATCAGGATTCCTTTTTGCACCGGTGACTGAAGTTCTCGCTAAGGTTCCCTTCTTAAGTGCTGTTTATGAGCATGCCCCTTCAGTCGGAAATGAATTGTTCACTAGTAATCTCGTCACAGAGCTCAATCAGAAAGCGTCCGATAATGGTGTTGATGTAACCATTACAAGCGCTTACTATGATGGCAACATCATCGGAGTAACGTTCGAGGCGCTGGGAGACCAATTGACCACTGAACATATGGACGAAGGAAACCGGCCAGTTGGCGGCCTTGCTTACGAAACATTTGATGGGAAAGATCAGAACCAATGGGGATCAGGCAGCTCGGGACTTCAAAAGGAAGGCGATCACTTTGTCGGATCGATTGAATTCTACAACCCTAATGAACGTATTGCTGATGATTTTACTCTCCCACTCACATTTACTCATTTAGCGGATGTAAACGGTAAATGGCGCTTTGATATCCCAGTAGATCGTATTCCTAGTGAGGAAATCCAGGTGAACAAAAGCATTCGTTCAGAGGATGGCGTGTTCCAACTCAGTGTGGAATCGATTATAAAGGGAAAAGCAACCACCATGATTGAGTATACCTATACGGTTCATGAAGAAGAGGACACTTTGAATGTGACAGTGTTTGATAATAATGGAAAAAGATTAGGTAAGTTCCATGCTGATGTTCTTCATGTAGAAGAAAAAGATGGGCTCTTCCATAAAAAAGTACGTGAGTTATTTCCTAATAAAATAGATGAAAACGCTGATTCTCTCACCCTCTATGCTGAAACTGAACTTTATGATCAGGAAGTCCACCAGACATTAGATACGAATACACCAATAGAAATAAAGAGCAATCGATTTGATTATCAAATTACTGTGGAAAATTTCAAACAAGAAAATAGTGAAGTAACAATAGATTTCAAGATCGATAACCTTGAAAAGGACCAGGTCCGTAATGATCTCCTATTGAATTTTGCTGAATTTGTTCAACTGATTCCAACAGAACGAGTCCAACAGAACAAGGACGGTAAACTCGACATTGAAAAAATGTTAAAGTATGAAATCCGAAGCAATAAAACCAAAGTTCTTAATAAAGATGATATGCGTTACCGATCCACCTTCACAATTGGTGAGAATACCGATATTCGAGAATACTCACTGCTAGTCCCATTCCCTATTTTGAGTTTGAATGACAAACCAGTTAAACTGGATCCACTGAAAATAGAGCTAAAATAA
- a CDS encoding RNA polymerase sigma factor, which produces MKIFTGKLKQLRCMYVLLVVKGAGVVDDQLTIEEIYDLPYRDVYHFAIYYTNRRDEAEDITQETFIKAMRNLSTLKSSNKVRVWILSIAKNTAIDYTRKRGRRSFLPYIFNDKASDDPTPEERMIKQDEWNVIQNALLKLKPKYRSLIILRGIKEYTIRETAEILGIPELKVRVDYHRAMKHLKNEIGNLGEGAVLTNER; this is translated from the coding sequence TTGAAAATTTTCACTGGAAAATTGAAACAATTAAGGTGTATGTACGTCTTATTGGTAGTGAAGGGGGCAGGGGTTGTGGATGACCAATTGACTATTGAAGAGATATACGATCTGCCCTATAGAGATGTTTATCATTTTGCGATTTATTATACCAACCGCCGCGATGAAGCAGAAGACATCACACAAGAAACGTTCATAAAAGCGATGCGGAATTTATCCACTCTAAAGAGTTCCAACAAAGTGAGGGTGTGGATTCTTTCCATCGCAAAAAATACAGCAATTGACTATACCAGGAAAAGGGGCAGACGTTCGTTTTTGCCCTATATTTTCAACGATAAAGCTTCAGATGATCCAACGCCGGAAGAACGTATGATTAAACAAGACGAATGGAACGTTATACAAAACGCTTTGTTGAAACTGAAGCCGAAATACCGCAGCCTCATCATTCTAAGAGGGATCAAGGAATATACGATCCGGGAGACAGCAGAAATCCTTGGAATTCCAGAATTGAAGGTCAGGGTTGATTATCATAGGGCGATGAAGCATTTGAAGAATGAAATCGGGAACCTTGGCGAAGGGGCGGTGTTGACCAATGAACGATAA
- the plsY gene encoding glycerol-3-phosphate 1-O-acyltransferase PlsY has product MDWIFLLISYLIGSFSFSIWIGKHWYGIDVRTHGSGNAGATNTLRTFGKKTAIFVAIGDILKGAVAAFLPIFFNVEISPLVVGMMAVIGHCFPIYYGFKGGKAIAPTAGVLLIWNPIWSLIVYGGFFLVIFLTRYVFLGSLSIGITLTFLSMQAEEWRTSVFFGFFTIFLLFLHRTNIRNYLHRVEPTISHKDVKREV; this is encoded by the coding sequence ATGGATTGGATATTTCTCCTGATCAGTTACTTGATAGGTTCATTCAGTTTTTCAATATGGATAGGAAAACACTGGTATGGTATTGATGTCCGGACACATGGAAGTGGAAATGCTGGAGCAACAAATACACTGCGTACATTCGGTAAGAAAACTGCTATCTTTGTTGCGATTGGAGATATTTTAAAAGGGGCCGTCGCTGCTTTTTTGCCGATATTTTTTAATGTAGAAATTTCTCCTCTTGTTGTCGGAATGATGGCAGTAATCGGTCATTGTTTCCCTATATACTATGGATTCAAGGGAGGAAAAGCAATTGCTCCAACGGCAGGCGTGTTGCTTATTTGGAACCCGATTTGGAGTCTTATTGTATATGGAGGCTTCTTTCTCGTAATCTTTTTAACCCGTTACGTGTTTCTTGGGTCTCTTTCTATTGGAATTACACTTACTTTCCTATCCATGCAAGCTGAGGAGTGGAGAACGAGTGTCTTTTTTGGATTCTTTACCATTTTCCTACTCTTTTTGCACCGGACAAACATTCGAAATTATTTGCATCGAGTTGAACCAACGATAAGCCATAAGGATGTTAAGAGAGAAGTTTAA
- a CDS encoding DUF1648 domain-containing protein translates to MDQHRPIIKIEKTRFERILDNIGMFLFGWVIVYLVMQWSTLPDKVPVHFDFAGEPDNWGHKGLIWLLLFIGISMWIGLTFLEKYPHVYNYINLTEENVEKQYKNASMMINVIKNEKNFNGMCNG, encoded by the coding sequence ATGGATCAACACCGTCCGATTATAAAGATAGAAAAAACAAGATTTGAAAGGATATTAGATAACATTGGAATGTTTTTATTTGGGTGGGTCATTGTATATCTAGTGATGCAATGGTCCACATTGCCGGATAAGGTTCCCGTCCATTTTGATTTTGCAGGAGAGCCGGATAATTGGGGACATAAAGGACTGATATGGCTCCTGCTTTTTATAGGCATCAGTATGTGGATTGGTTTGACGTTTTTGGAGAAATATCCACATGTGTATAACTATATAAATCTGACCGAAGAAAATGTTGAAAAACAATACAAGAATGCCAGTATGATGATCAACGTCATCAAAAATGAAAAAAACTTCAATGGGATGTGCAATGGTTGA
- a CDS encoding VOC family protein, translating to MNEKLLRVGTTYIPVNNVARAAEWYELKLGAETNYLDQNKAIINLATQSFFLVKSDTDQSANFTDVDGNECFSLTFEVNGIHALEGLHQEFLKQDVRVGEIEDRGHSGNNFVFYDLDGNKFDVWSELSPEFKEKYQIT from the coding sequence ATGAATGAAAAACTATTACGTGTCGGTACAACCTATATTCCAGTAAATAATGTAGCGAGAGCAGCTGAATGGTATGAACTGAAGCTTGGTGCAGAAACGAATTATCTGGATCAAAACAAGGCGATCATCAATCTAGCAACCCAGAGCTTCTTCTTAGTGAAGTCAGACACCGATCAGTCTGCAAATTTTACAGACGTAGATGGGAATGAATGTTTTTCCCTGACATTCGAAGTGAACGGGATACATGCACTGGAAGGACTTCATCAAGAGTTTCTGAAACAAGATGTGAGAGTGGGAGAAATCGAAGACCGTGGGCACTCCGGAAACAACTTCGTATTCTATGACCTGGACGGAAACAAATTTGACGTGTGGAGTGAGCTGAGCCCGGAATTCAAAGAAAAGTATCAGATTACATAG
- a CDS encoding VOC family protein, whose amino-acid sequence MGNLTGVTFQVRVSDFEKGMEWYGVLFNRRPDFIPHEGFAEWELLQDTWIQLAEGTPAIGNGPIRLGVTDIKAERKRLMEELSIELEEVNTREGVQAAWLTFEDPDGNLIGLFENLSATGKEF is encoded by the coding sequence ATGGGTAATTTGACTGGTGTGACCTTTCAAGTCAGAGTAAGTGATTTTGAAAAAGGTATGGAATGGTATGGCGTATTATTCAACCGGAGGCCGGATTTCATTCCACATGAAGGTTTTGCTGAATGGGAGTTGCTTCAGGATACTTGGATTCAATTGGCTGAAGGAACTCCTGCAATCGGAAATGGGCCAATCAGGCTTGGTGTAACGGATATAAAAGCCGAAAGAAAACGACTCATGGAAGAATTATCTATTGAACTCGAAGAAGTCAATACGCGGGAAGGTGTTCAGGCAGCATGGTTGACATTCGAGGATCCAGACGGAAATCTGATCGGGTTGTTTGAAAATTTAAGTGCAACTGGAAAGGAGTTTTAA
- a CDS encoding TVP38/TMEM64 family protein, with amino-acid sequence MIELKPKLSVEILLHLIMGGLIAYLLISTMPAMLPVYKWSLLSILLVLLFFDALIVLLKRWQLLKVTKVALISLNSFVFILLLIYYLTKFAALTDAHGIENVLREHESSAKLIFFMICLVQPIILPIPEAVTIGAGSAVFGPFSASILGYFGTIIGIISMFFIARYGGQKIISKLVKEKHLEKYRTYVGRNETVILVLLFIIPILPDEIICVGAGIGAVTFKKFIIIASIAKFFTSSLLAYSVHLAQLLPLTGPQLVLTCSVLLGTLYIISLFVKKFLKKTKTLES; translated from the coding sequence TTGATCGAACTAAAACCTAAACTGTCTGTAGAAATCCTTTTACACCTGATAATGGGGGGACTGATCGCGTATTTGCTCATCAGCACAATGCCTGCTATGCTCCCCGTTTATAAATGGAGTCTTTTAAGTATATTGCTGGTACTTCTGTTTTTTGATGCTTTGATTGTTTTATTAAAAAGGTGGCAGTTGTTGAAGGTTACCAAGGTTGCTTTGATTTCTTTGAATTCTTTTGTATTCATTTTACTGCTAATTTATTATCTGACAAAATTTGCAGCATTGACGGATGCTCATGGAATCGAAAATGTGCTGAGGGAGCATGAATCGTCTGCTAAACTGATCTTCTTCATGATCTGCCTGGTTCAACCGATTATCCTCCCCATTCCAGAAGCGGTTACCATTGGTGCCGGAAGTGCTGTTTTCGGTCCGTTTTCAGCTTCCATTCTAGGTTACTTTGGTACGATCATTGGGATCATTTCTATGTTCTTCATCGCACGATACGGAGGACAAAAGATTATTTCGAAATTGGTAAAAGAAAAACATCTGGAAAAATACAGAACCTATGTCGGACGAAATGAAACGGTAATATTAGTCCTCCTTTTCATTATTCCCATCCTGCCCGATGAGATTATCTGTGTCGGGGCTGGAATCGGTGCGGTCACATTTAAAAAGTTCATCATCATCGCATCCATCGCCAAGTTCTTCACTTCCTCACTCCTAGCTTATTCTGTTCATTTAGCACAATTGCTACCCCTGACAGGTCCGCAATTGGTTTTAACATGCTCAGTCCTTCTAGGAACGCTATACATAATCTCTTTGTTCGTTAAAAAGTTCCTGAAAAAAACAAAAACATTGGAAAGTTGA
- a CDS encoding sigma-70 family RNA polymerase sigma factor, whose protein sequence is MYARPGIHVQSEDLQPEELQELYSKLNRYCHFLSQNKWDGEDLAQETLFKALHHYGKRKIELNAALLKKIAHNLWMDQLRKRNREVIGFTPEDTDEENKFKEETTDLIEHLISKLTSKQAVIFALKDAFRYQITEIAEIFGMTETAVKAVLSRARKRLAKLSSEEDLNSIQEFGDEDEAEMLRTTLSEAVRSEDPTVLIRIIPVLFPAQTQPKLKLMNFASPSSSLSMAA, encoded by the coding sequence ATGTACGCCAGGCCTGGCATTCATGTACAAAGTGAAGATCTGCAACCGGAAGAGCTACAAGAACTGTATTCGAAACTGAACCGCTATTGTCATTTCCTTTCCCAAAACAAGTGGGATGGCGAAGATCTTGCACAGGAAACGCTGTTCAAAGCACTACATCATTATGGTAAGCGGAAAATTGAACTGAATGCAGCATTATTGAAAAAGATAGCCCACAATTTGTGGATGGACCAACTGCGGAAACGGAATCGTGAAGTGATTGGTTTCACACCTGAAGACACAGATGAAGAGAACAAATTCAAGGAAGAAACTACAGACCTTATAGAGCATTTGATCTCGAAGCTTACATCAAAGCAAGCGGTCATATTTGCTTTAAAAGACGCATTCCGTTATCAAATCACTGAGATCGCTGAAATTTTCGGAATGACGGAAACAGCAGTCAAAGCGGTTTTGAGTCGAGCTAGGAAAAGACTCGCAAAGCTGTCTTCGGAAGAGGACCTGAATTCTATTCAAGAATTTGGTGACGAGGATGAGGCAGAAATGTTGAGAACCACACTCTCCGAAGCAGTTCGATCTGAGGATCCAACGGTGCTGATCCGTATCATACCGGTCCTTTTCCCTGCACAGACACAACCGAAGTTGAAACTGATGAACTTCGCCTCTCCTTCAAGCTCACTCTCGATGGCAGCTTAA
- a CDS encoding SRPBCC family protein: protein MNSKTLSISIDCSVNKAYEFISNPENLPQWSFFESVKKVNDQWIAETRDGPMNIRFVDRNEFGIVDHFVTPSPDESIIVPMRIIPNGTGCEVIFTAFQQPMMSEGQFNQDLDQVQQDLETLKQLLEQMT from the coding sequence ATGAATTCCAAAACGTTATCCATATCGATCGATTGCAGTGTCAACAAAGCTTATGAATTCATTTCGAACCCTGAAAATTTGCCGCAGTGGTCTTTTTTCGAATCGGTGAAAAAAGTCAATGACCAGTGGATTGCTGAGACGCGTGATGGACCGATGAATATCAGGTTTGTCGATCGTAATGAATTCGGTATCGTTGATCACTTTGTTACGCCCTCCCCAGACGAATCGATCATTGTACCGATGCGGATCATACCGAACGGAACGGGGTGTGAAGTGATATTCACCGCCTTCCAGCAACCAATGATGTCGGAAGGGCAATTTAATCAGGATCTCGATCAAGTCCAACAAGATCTTGAGACACTAAAACAATTGCTAGAACAGATGACATAA
- a CDS encoding DUF3224 domain-containing protein: MDGQATSIIKIKRGSEIPYSDLKGGPKLTKGHFEMSYEGDLQGEGILEELKCYFTETSATVYGLERFTGSIGNRIGSFVLEHDGTFEDGVLTSTQKVIPQSGTGDLKGIDGVINVESSESDAFSVTFNYSFDEEMAIFLREKEEEEDKYIEEEINVADKWIDLCNEQDVDALLEMTSPTIEISGPRGSGYGKVLLVEWLERTGLNLETLSIYGRKGSLVYEQLATWKGQEGRSAGEANVASVIKVKDGRVVYISRFDDLEKALKAAGLQETDKVL, encoded by the coding sequence ATGGATGGACAAGCTACATCGATCATAAAAATAAAACGGGGAAGTGAAATCCCATACAGTGACTTGAAAGGTGGACCTAAGCTGACGAAAGGTCATTTTGAAATGAGCTATGAAGGCGATCTTCAAGGTGAAGGTATTTTGGAAGAATTGAAATGTTATTTTACTGAAACATCCGCCACAGTTTATGGACTAGAGCGTTTCACAGGAAGTATCGGGAATCGGATCGGCAGCTTTGTATTAGAACATGATGGTACCTTTGAAGATGGAGTCCTGACTTCTACCCAGAAAGTGATTCCGCAATCAGGAACTGGCGACCTTAAAGGGATCGATGGTGTCATCAATGTTGAATCAAGTGAATCGGATGCATTTTCAGTCACCTTCAACTACTCCTTTGATGAAGAAATGGCCATTTTCTTAAGGGAAAAAGAAGAAGAGGAAGATAAATATATCGAAGAAGAAATCAATGTGGCTGATAAATGGATTGATCTATGCAATGAGCAAGATGTCGATGCACTATTGGAAATGACTTCACCAACAATCGAAATATCAGGACCAAGAGGCTCTGGTTATGGAAAAGTACTGTTGGTGGAATGGTTGGAGCGAACAGGTCTGAATCTTGAAACATTATCGATCTATGGAAGAAAGGGTTCTTTAGTTTATGAACAACTTGCGACATGGAAGGGACAAGAAGGACGAAGTGCCGGAGAGGCGAATGTCGCTTCAGTCATTAAAGTCAAAGACGGTAGAGTAGTATACATTTCCCGCTTCGATGACCTTGAAAAAGCCCTGAAAGCAGCAGGTCTGCAAGAAACAGATAAAGTTTTATAG